Proteins encoded in a region of the Haloglomus salinum genome:
- a CDS encoding helix-turn-helix domain-containing protein has translation MLDLALARQAYLERLAERPAWKRDLIDDLGDSRSTVDRAIEALTDAGLVVERDDGFATTYAGRVLLDTVTEATAIAETAGAAAELAANLPADAPRDHRFFAGGEVVSMDRFPPAQVVERITESLAAADRVRGAAVAPNSEQFIEVLYQRTVVEEELRMELLLPASLFPALFERYADRLAASLESEWLTFRVIDDPPYALYLMTADGATTAQLVVHGPHDNFLGYVENDSEAAVEWLEGRYADYRRRSRPLGEFAADRLEWPSGG, from the coding sequence ATGTTGGACCTCGCACTGGCACGGCAGGCGTACCTGGAACGGCTGGCCGAGCGCCCGGCCTGGAAGCGAGATCTCATCGACGACCTTGGGGACTCCCGGTCCACGGTCGACCGCGCCATCGAGGCGCTCACCGATGCGGGGCTCGTCGTGGAACGGGACGACGGGTTCGCCACGACGTACGCGGGTCGGGTCCTGCTCGACACGGTAACCGAGGCCACGGCCATCGCGGAGACCGCTGGGGCGGCGGCTGAACTGGCGGCGAACCTGCCGGCCGACGCGCCCCGGGACCACCGCTTCTTCGCCGGCGGCGAGGTCGTGAGCATGGACCGGTTCCCACCGGCGCAGGTCGTCGAACGCATCACCGAGTCGCTCGCCGCGGCCGACCGCGTCCGCGGGGCCGCCGTCGCCCCCAACAGCGAGCAGTTCATCGAGGTCCTCTACCAGCGGACCGTGGTCGAGGAGGAGCTACGGATGGAGCTGCTCCTCCCCGCGTCGCTGTTCCCCGCGCTCTTCGAGAGGTACGCAGACCGGCTCGCCGCCTCGCTGGAGAGCGAGTGGCTCACCTTCCGGGTCATCGACGACCCTCCCTACGCGCTCTATCTGATGACCGCCGACGGCGCGACGACGGCACAGCTCGTCGTCCACGGCCCTCACGACAACTTCCTCGGGTACGTCGAGAACGACAGCGAGGCTGCCGTGGAGTGGCTGGAGGGCCGCTATGCCGACTACCGCCGTCGGTCCCGGCCCCTCGGTGAGTTCGCTGCCGATCGACTGGAGTGGCCCAGTGGCGGTTGA
- a CDS encoding metal-dependent hydrolase yields MYLPGHLGLGLLAGAVLAVRYRGGRGTVAASAPVVLATAPDIDIYLAGIPHRGVTHTAWAALGLGAALAVVAGLWTRRRGTERTATVTLAFVAGVVAGLTHLLGDVVTPMGISPFHPVVSTTYSLNLVAARNPDVNLALLCGGGLAVGGLLVCRRDRVAPGIRARLDTRQAIDGDRPA; encoded by the coding sequence ATGTACCTGCCAGGACACCTCGGCCTCGGACTCCTCGCTGGCGCAGTCCTCGCTGTCCGCTACCGCGGGGGACGAGGGACCGTCGCGGCGAGCGCTCCCGTGGTTCTCGCCACGGCGCCCGATATCGACATCTACCTCGCAGGCATCCCGCACCGTGGGGTCACCCACACCGCGTGGGCAGCGCTGGGTCTCGGTGCAGCACTCGCGGTCGTCGCCGGGCTGTGGACCCGGCGACGGGGGACGGAGCGGACAGCCACTGTGACGCTCGCGTTCGTGGCCGGCGTGGTGGCCGGCCTGACGCACCTCCTCGGGGACGTGGTGACCCCGATGGGAATCAGCCCGTTCCATCCGGTCGTCTCGACCACCTACTCGCTGAACCTGGTGGCCGCGCGGAACCCCGACGTGAACCTCGCCCTCCTCTGTGGCGGGGGGCTCGCGGTCGGGGGACTGCTCGTGTGCCGACGGGACCGGGTGGCCCCGGGGATTCGAGCACGACTCGACACTCGGCAGGCCATCGACGGCGACCGACCCGCCTGA
- a CDS encoding gamma carbonic anhydrase family protein, translating to MVDSRTYAFEGTEPDIHEDAHVSREATLVGDVTVDADASVWPGVVLRGDVAPVRVGRAAHIGDNAILHGSEVSRGVMVGHGAVLNDTFVAAGAMVGFNSTVTDSTIGTRSIVASGTVVPADYEVPPESFVRGMPASVTPLEETSIDPDEVFEEYHSGAYTDLAERHEELFERG from the coding sequence ATGGTCGACAGCCGCACCTACGCGTTCGAGGGAACCGAGCCCGACATCCACGAGGACGCCCACGTGAGCCGTGAGGCGACGCTGGTCGGTGACGTGACCGTCGATGCCGACGCGAGCGTGTGGCCGGGCGTCGTCCTCCGTGGCGACGTGGCCCCCGTCCGCGTCGGCCGGGCCGCCCACATCGGGGACAACGCCATCCTCCACGGCTCGGAGGTCAGCCGCGGCGTGATGGTCGGGCACGGCGCCGTCCTCAACGACACGTTCGTCGCGGCGGGCGCGATGGTCGGGTTCAACTCCACCGTCACCGACTCCACCATCGGCACGCGGAGCATCGTCGCCTCCGGCACCGTCGTCCCGGCGGACTACGAGGTGCCGCCGGAGTCGTTCGTCCGGGGGATGCCCGCCTCGGTCACGCCGCTCGAGGAGACGAGTATCGACCCCGACGAGGTATTCGAGGAGTACCACTCGGGGGCGTACACCGACCTCGCGGAGCGCCACGAGGAACTGTTCGAGCGTGGGTAG